aagtacagagagatccttgaagaaaacctgcttcagagcgctcaggacctcagactaggttgaaggttcaccttccaacaggacaacgaccctaagcacacagccaagacaacgcaggagtggcttcaggacaagtctcaatgtccttgaggggcccagccagagcccagacctgaacccgatctaacatttctggagagacctgaaaatagctgtgtagtgacgctccccatccaaccagacagagcttgagaggatctgcagagaagaatgggagaaactccccaataaCAGGTGTGCCAATTTTGTAGCATCATTCCCTATAAAActtggctgtaatcgctgccaaaggtgcttcaacaaagtattgagtaaagcaTCTGAATATTTACGTAAATATGATCagtatttgtaatacatttgcaaatatttcaaCGAAAAAAAaccttggtcattatggggttgtgtatgtatgtgtgtgtgtagattgatgagggatttaattttttttttttttttttaaattcattttagaataaggaggctgtaacctaacacaatgtggaaaaagacaagtggtctgaattctttctgaatgcgctgtatatatataaatatatatatatataaataaatatatataaatgggTGAACACTTACTGAGTACTGCGGTGGTACAACCAGCACTCGTGCTTATAGTGCAGCTGCTCCAGATATTCAATTGGAATTCCTTGTTCCTCCTCCCGTCCTCGGCGGTGCAGCCTCTGCATACATCTCTGAAAGACAGATTTCATTTTTTGGGTTCGTTTCTCTACCAGGCCGAAATATATAGACCATGTAAGCACTTCAGTATAATGTAAAATTGAAAATGAAATCCTCAAAAGATGAAAATTTAATTCTGGCTGTGTTAACAAAAAAAAAACCCAAAAAATAGAAAGTCATCTAACCACCAAACTGGAGTTCAAACACTTGTGAACTGAGGATGTAAAGGCTTTACTCACCTGTGGGTCAGCCCGAAGGTAGATCATGGCATCCAGCTCGATTTGAGACTCAAACTGAGAGAGCAGCCAACCGTGCCAGTCTTGGTAAATGGCCCATTCAGTCTCATTCATGTCCCCAGACTCAAATAGGTTGGAGGCAAATATATACCTGGCAAAAGAGCCACAATACAAGTCAGACTCAGTGAAATAAAGACAGACAGTCATACCACTACCACAGGTTCTCAGGTCTTATTCTGATTTTCCAACTAAACCAATCAAACACCAGACGGGTACACACCGGTCACTGTAAACAGAGCGCTCAAAGAACTGGACAGGTTTCTCTGCCTGTTGCATCTTTGCAGAAAGGGGCTGCAGCTGAGCGCGCACACGACTCAGACAGGCGTAACTCTGGAATGTGTAGGACCAGCGGCTAGGTTTGTCATACAGCATCTGCAGCAGGTTACCGCCACTCTTCTGAGATGTGCTGAGCTCCTGGAACAGGGAACACATAATTGTCAAGCGGAGGATCAATTGTCCAACATTGTGACTCACATGAATTTAACATTAAAATGGGATAACATTTTACATAACATTATGTACTGGACATAACATTGTAGTTACCTCATACTCATTGTCAGTGTTTTGAACGTTGCACCACTTCCCAATGGGCTCCGGTATGACCTCCCATTCTTCTGAAGACTTTTCTAAAATGTGCACAAGTGTAGACTTCCCTGCAGCTGCAACACATAGAAACACTTTTCAAGCAGTATCCCAATATAAAGATATTagggaaaacaagacaaacatatatatctttttttttaagtTAGCTAGTTAACCATAATCATTTGCACTCTGCTATCAAGACATGCATAGCTAGCTCACGAGAACCCAAAGCCATACATTGGTTTAGGGCGGCAGAATCAATGATTGGTTTAGGGCGGCAGAATCAATGATTGGTTTAGGGCGGCAGAATCAATGATTGGTTTAGGGCGGCAGAATCAATGATTGGTTTAGGGCGGCAGAATCAATGATTGGTTTAGGGCGGCAGAATCAATGATTGGTTTAGGGCGGCAGAATCAATGATTGGTTTAGGGCGGCAGAATCAATGATTGGTTTAGGGCGGCAGAATCAATGATTGGTTTAGGGCGGCAGAATCAATGATTGGTTTAGGGCGGCAGAATCAATGATTGGTTTAGGGCGGCAGAATCAATGATTGGTTTAGGGCGGCAGAATCAATGATTGGTTTAGGGCGGCAGAATCAATGATTGGTTTAGGGCGGCAGAATCAATGATTGGTTTAGGGCGGCAGAATCAATGATTGGTTTAGGGCGGCAGAATCAATGATTGGTTTAGGGCGGCAGAATCAATGATTGGTTTAGGCGGCAGAATCAATGATTGGTTTAGAGAATCATGATTGGTTTAGGGCGGCAGAATCAATGATTGGTTTAGGGCGGCAGAATCAATGATTGGTTTAGGGCGGCAGAATCAATGATTGGTTTAGGGCGGCAGAATCAATGATTGGTTTAGGGCGGCAGAATCAATGATTGGTTTAGGGCGGCAGAATCAATGATTGGTTTAGGGCGGCAGAATCAATGATTGGTTTAGGgcagaataaataaaaaaaatgttaaaggGCAGAGTACAACAGATACAAAACTTTTAAAAACAGGGCAGACGTTTGAACTGAGAATCTTGTAAATAAAACGTTGAGTTACAGTAGTCAGACAAATGTGACAATATCTAAGATTCTTCAGGAGACCAGTTGTGTCAAATGTAACAGCTAGCAACGACATGCTAAGCTAATCAAAGCAAGCTAGTTAGCGAAGCATTTTGCAACTTCTACTCATGTTGAATGAATATATAAAGCTAGCAAACTAGCTAGCAGTCAAATACACAAGTCAGCAAACATTTGCTTTATTGAAATGTTAAGTTGAATAACGTACAtataaaaggggggggggggacaattatGCTGCCCCAGAGGCTCTTAAGTAATCTTAATCCAAATATACATTTATGCTCCCAAGGCAGTAAATTCCACTGTTAAATTAAAGTCACATGTGGTCCAACCACTACTACTCGAGAAacatgtagtttattaggctacagattaaatacatTGACTTCACAGGGTGGAAAAAGTGCAAGGTAACAGATGAGTTTTGATATtcttttccaataaatatcgagggttttattctggtgacatgatcatgGATGCCGTTTATCCGGAACCTAAACCCGACCTGGACCACGTACCAATACTAGGGTGGGCACACTATATAACGAATTTTTCGTAAGCAAACCATAAGTAGATATGAAAATGTATATTGAAACACATTTAGTTTGTGTTTAATTAGTCGGTACATGAGAATTTAACTGCACAAGGTAATCCCTCACAGCCTTTTGTGCGCAACAAGTCATTTTGATGGAAGCATCGTGGGAAAATGCTGTTTTTTTTTTGCGGTTGAGAATATTTGCATTAAAATAtctaattggatggaaacctaactAGTGTAGTTATTTTTTCGCCAGCCTATTAATTTAGATAAATTGGCCATTACAACTAGATAACGTTAGGTATTTCGGATTAATAAAATGCAGGCAAAGATTGAGAATGTATTGTTTTGGCGCCAATACTTGTTTACAGTGAACAGTACACTTGCTGTTGATTCGGCGGGATGAGTTGAGTAAAATCAGACCAAACATGTTGGAGTTAAACATTCACATAGGTAGTTAACTCGCTATCTAATTTTAGAAATATATCGATAGCTAGCTCTCAGATTTGTGTACGTTAAAATGTGTAGCCAGCTGGCTGTGCAAACTCACCAATGTTTCCTTCAATGGATATCTTCTTAGTTCTTTTCTCAAAACTGTTGTCAAAACTTGGACTTGAACATATTCTCTTAGGAGGTGTTGCCATTATAAAGAATGAGATATTGGATAAATTATTTAGCTAGTTATGAACTCAAAACCTAGATATAGCCAAGTTACCGAAGTGAGCCCAAGGGACATTCAGGAGCAGAATAGCGCGATAATCAGATCAAATTGAATTCCGCGCCGAGGATATATATGTTACCACTTCCGGGGGTAGCTTCAATACTACATAACCCACAAGACACCGAACTACAAGTATTATTCAAGCTTCGTGTAGTTTGTACATGCACAGTCTCCTGGTGCATTAAAGCCGTGAATATAGAATACACAGAAATTCCTCAATGGAAATGCTCTCCATTGAGTCATGGAGATATCTATTCAACCCCATGCTTCAAAAATCACCAATTTCGTGGGTCTATAGCTGGTTTATAAAAGGCAAGTCTGATATTTTAGTAGAAAGAATCCAAGACCTTTATGGCTCACCCTGTACCACAAGGTCGTGTTCAAACCTTGGTTGAGCTCCTGCCCGGCTAGATGGACAGGCATCGCATTAAATCAACAAATGGTGGCGTGCCACGTCATCGACTGTGCTGTCGGGCACACCAGATTGCGATAACATATGATGTGGTAAACGGATATTTAAATAAAGTGAAGATGGCTCCGGAGGGGGTGGCTGCCGTCTTATCAGCTCTTAAatgcttttttgtttgttttttcgcaCTGTTCGTaatttgttttgtacataatgttgctgctaccgtcgcTTATggccgaaaataacttctggacatcagaactgcaaTTACTCACCTCAGATAAGAGAAAGAGTTTTTCTTCAATGAGTCAGAAGGGAGGGagatactacagacacccgaccaggcccagatcccagtcattcgctggagaaggaaactGAGATTTTGCTGAAAAAgttcagggtgccttgtgaggatcaggcgacgagtggctaGTCTGCCTTTGCCTTCTGTCCTGTTAGCTAatgttcaatcgctggaaaataaatgggatgaACTGAAAGCacaaatatcctaccaacaggacttTAAAAACTGTCAAATCTAATGTTTCACTGAGTTGTGGTTGAACAGCGACATTAggaacatacagctggtgggttaaacactctatcggcaggatagaacagcagcctctggtaagacacgagGCGGGAGCCTATTCTTATAAGTAAATAACAGCTCACGGATCACCATATCAAGCTGAAGTCTCGGCAAGACGGGCTGctttcctcccgggaaggactgcccgtatctcatgataagctgtacaactccattgtgtcctacctcccagagagttttcatctgtatttggCGTGATCCTGTCTACATACCACCCAGACTGATACTGGCACTAAAAACCGCCACTCAATGAGGCTTCATGCTCACAACAAACAGAAACGCTCACCCAGCTCCACAGGAAGCTgggcaggtcctaatccaggggCACTTGACATCTCCGtctttacctcatttctatcagcatgttaaatgggcaaccagaggggggaaaacctgtgccattaaaccccacAGAGACATCCATAAAAAGCTCTcgcttgccctccatttggcaaccTTCCCTGACCATAattcaccccgctcctccgctacAAGCAAAAAATTCCACTGGCTTAAAAAGAAgtcagttgaagctcgcatccgctacaagaccatggtgcttgcctacggagctgtgaggggaacggcacctcagtacctccaggctctgatcaggccctacacccaaacaagggcatgttcatccacctctggccttcctctccctaccactgagaagtACAGTTCCATCAGTCATTGGCCCAGTCAAAAGTGCATCAAGCTCTGGCCCCCAGTGGTGGAACAAACCCAAATCAGAAGCCAGGATTACAggcaatcaccaccttccggagacacctgaaaccccaccgcTTTAAGGAATACCTAAGGAAGATAAGAAATCCTTCTCATGCCCTCCGACAAAGATTTAGAtgactattgtaaagtggctgttccactggatgtggCAGGGAATGCAAAATTTGTAAGCACGCTCTGCCCAGTGATAAGAGCCTACcagactgctaaatgacttaaatgtaatgatgAAATAACACTGAAACCCTAGACCagctccaatttgcatactgccttTAAAAGATCCACAGATGTTGCAATATCTGTTGCACTCCACAccaccctttcccacctggacaaaagtgaacacctatgtgagaatgctattcattgactacagctcagcgttcaacaccatagtgccctcaaagctcatcgacaagctggaccctgggactaaacacctccctctgcaactgatcCTGACTTTCAACCTCTCCcaggtggtcagggtctgtaagACCACATCCGTCCCTGATCCTCAACAGAGAACACTAAGGTAACGTGCTAAATGACTACTCCTGCATTCTCTGTTCAGCCATGAAGGCTGCAGGCTGGtgaggcacaactccaacaccatcattaaaacCCTAGACACAACAATTTGCATACtccccaaaagatccacagatgttGGAAGG
The Oncorhynchus keta strain PuntledgeMale-10-30-2019 chromosome 11, Oket_V2, whole genome shotgun sequence genome window above contains:
- the zgc:110540 gene encoding deoxynucleoside kinase, which produces MATPPKRICSSPSFDNSFEKRTKKISIEGNIAAGKSTLVHILEKSSEEWEVIPEPIGKWCNVQNTDNEYEELSTSQKSGGNLLQMLYDKPSRWSYTFQSYACLSRVRAQLQPLSAKMQQAEKPVQFFERSVYSDRYIFASNLFESGDMNETEWAIYQDWHGWLLSQFESQIELDAMIYLRADPQRCMQRLHRRGREEEQGIPIEYLEQLHYKHECWLYHRSTQLDFEYLKDIPILVLDVNDDFKNDRIKQEAVLDKVREFLSML